A window from Salvia miltiorrhiza cultivar Shanhuang (shh) chromosome 2, IMPLAD_Smil_shh, whole genome shotgun sequence encodes these proteins:
- the LOC131010284 gene encoding 11-beta-hydroxysteroid dehydrogenase B: MELINRVLNLVAPPASLMMLAFAWPTLYFISSCEWIYSTYFHSEAMENKVVVITGASSGIGEQIAYEYAKRGANLVLVARRDHRLRAISENARRFGAAHVLTIAADVVKEDDCRRFINETINCYGRVDHLVNTVTLGHTFYFEEATDSNLFPIIMDINFWGNVYPTYVALPYLRETNGRIVVNTSVENWLPLPRMSLYSAAKSALMNFYETLRFELKDEVGITVATHGWIGAEMRRGKFMMEEGAEMQWKEEREVNVRGGPVEEFAKHIVSGACRGDPYVKYPSWYDVFFLYRVFAPKVLHWTFRFLLTDGGVARTTSFIGTGRPLLEPSSPQRIGSPLLEASSPRRFPEGVSKASNSRRLSFSD; the protein is encoded by the exons aTGGAGCTGATTAATAGAGTGTTGAATTTGGTGGCGCCGCCGGCAAGCTTGATGATGCTGGCGTTTGCATGGCCAACTCTCTACTTCATCAGCAGCTGCGAGTGGATTTACAGCACTTATTTCCACAGTGAGGCCATGGAAAATAAGGTCGTCGTCATCACCGGCGCCTCCTCTGGGATCGGAGAG CAAATAGCGTATGAATACGCGAAGAGAGGGGCCAATCTCGTGCTGGTCGCGCGAAGAGACCATAGGCTACGAGCAATAAGTGAGAATGCTAGAAGGTTCGGGGCAGCGCATGTGTTGACAATAGCTGCTGATGTTGTCAAGGAAGACGACTGTCGGAGATTCATCAACGAGACCATCAACTGCTACGGACGAG TGGATCATCTAGTGAATACAGTGACATTAGGGCATACTTTCTATTTCGAGGAAGCTACGGATTCAAATTTGTTTCCCATCATAATG GATATAAACTTTTGGGGCAATGTGTATCCGACATACGTGGCGCTGCCGTATTTGCGTGAGACCAATGGTCGTATAGTAGTGAACACTTCAGTGGAAAACTGGCTGCCTTTGCCTAGGATGAGCTTGTATTCT GCTGCCAAATCGGCCCTCATGAACTTCTACGAAACACTGCGGTTCGAGCTGAAGGACGAGGTGGGGATAACGGTAGCCACGCACGGTTGGATCGGGGCGGAGATGAGGAGGGGCAAGTTCATGATGGAGGAAGGCGCCGAGATGCAATGGAAGGAAGAAAGAGAA GTCAATGTACGAGGCGGCCCAGTGGAGGAGTTCGCGAAGCACATTGTCTCAGGAGCGTGCAGAGGAGATCCGTACGTGAAGTATCCGAGCTGGTACGACGTTTTCTTCCTCTACAGAGTTTTTGCACCCAAAGTCCTACACTGGACCTTCCGCTTCCTCTTGACCGACGGTGGGGTCGCCCGGACAACCTCCTTCATCGGCACTGGACGGCCCCTTCTGGAGCCGTCCTCGCCCCAGAGGATCGGAAGTCCTCTGCTCGAGGCATCCTCCCCGCGGAGATTCCCTGAGGGAGTTTCCAAGGCATCCAACAGTCGGAGACTGTCGTTCTCCGATTGA
- the LOC131010285 gene encoding ethylene-responsive transcription factor ERF020, with translation MSSSSDDSYHGGGASQKKYKGVRRRKWGKWVSEIRVPGTPERLWLGSYATAEAAAVAHDVAFYCLRGDSSPQNLNFHPVVLPAGAGAGMSPRSVQKAASDAGLATDARLIDSRRSENIGGGMQDQSSWQQMESSPKSDGFFNISVEDYL, from the coding sequence atgagCAGCTCATCAGACGACAGCTACCACGGCGGTGGGGCGTCGCAGAAGAAGTATAAAGGCGTCCGCCGCCGCAAGTGGGGGAAATGGGTGTCGGAGATCAGAGTCCCCGGCACCCCGGAGCGCCTGTGGCTGGGCTCCTACGCCACCGCGGAGGCGGCCGCAGTGGCCCACGACGTCGCCTTCTACTGCCTGCGAGGGGACTCGTCGCCGCAGAATCTCAACTTCCACCCCGTGGTGCTCCCCGCAGGCGCCGGCGCCGGAATGTCGCCGCGGTCGGTGCAGAAGGCTGCGTCGGACGCCGGACTAGCCACCGACGCGCGGCTCATCGATTCGAGGAGGAGCGAAAACATCGGAGGAGGAATGCAAGATCAGAGTTCTTGGCAACAGATGGAATCGTCGCCAAAAAGCGATGgattttttaatatttcagTAGAAGATTATCTCTAG